One Brassica napus cultivar Da-Ae chromosome C2, Da-Ae, whole genome shotgun sequence DNA window includes the following coding sequences:
- the LOC106431205 gene encoding uncharacterized protein LOC106431205, with protein MEKLLNPYEQQYMKMAMLKHEETFKQQVYELHRLYQVQKILMKNMQINEGNNVSSGLGTFIRRVDHDIDQPVNFPGGGESGGNNIEIMDESEIELTLGPSCYGGDLMRLNKKKRKNSWPEIMDENLNSGRQSFSSSSTGSSNNNLNNLEEQERLMKHQKQKQPWLQALTLNVF; from the exons ATGGAGAAGCTTCTCAATCCGTACGAACAGCAGTACATGAAAATGGCTATGCTTAAACATGAAGAAACGTTCAAGCAACAG GTATATGAGCTTCATAGGTTATATCAAGTCCAaaagattttgatgaagaacatGCAGATCAACGAGGGGAATAATGTAAGTTCAGGACTAGGGACGTTCATCAGAAGAGTTGACCATGATATTGACCAACCGGTGAATTTTCCCGGCGGAGGAGAATCCGGTGGTAATAATATAGAGATTATGGACGAGAGTGAGATAGAGCTAACGCTTGGACCGTCATGTTACGGTGGCGATTTGATGAGactgaacaagaagaagagaaagaattCTTGGCCGGAGATAATGGACGAAAATTTAAATTCCGGCCGCCAGAGCTTTTCGTCGTCTTCGACAGGGTCAAGCAATAATAACCTCAACAATcttgaagaacaagagagattAATGAAACATCAGAAGCAGAAGCAGCCATGGCTTCAAGCATTGACCTTGAATGttttttga
- the LOC106431197 gene encoding BTB/POZ domain-containing protein SR1IP1, whose amino-acid sequence MSAKKKDLLSSAMKRTSEWISSQEVSSDVTVHVGEASFSLHKFPLLSKCGLFKKLVSESTNDSDATVIKIPDIPGGSEAFELTTKFCYGINFDMSTENIAMLRCASEYLEMTEEHSVENLVSRSEAYLNEVALKSLSSAITVLHKSEELLPIAERVKLVSRCIDAIAYMTCQESQFCSPTSNNSNSEVVSKQPVVDWWAEDLTVLRIDSFQRVLIAMMARGFKQYGLGPVLMLYAQKSLRGLEIFGKGTKKIEPKQEHEKRVILETIVSLLPRERNAMSVSFLSMLLRAAIYLETTVACRLDLEKRMGLQLPQAVLDDLLIPSYSFTGEHSLFDTDTVQRILMNYLEFEVEGVRLSNNGVDLAGDMERVGKLMETYLAEIASDRNVSLQKFTGLAELIPEQSRVTEDGMYRAVDIYLKAHPNMSDVERKKVCSLMDCQKLSREACAHAAQNDRLPVQTIVQVLYYEQQRLRGEVTNDSDSPAPPPPQPAATVLPPPKLSSYNDELSKVKRENQDLKLELLKMKMKLKEFEKENNEKKSSTTTTMSSNHSSPRSTASMDKPPLPRKSFINSVSKKLGKLNPFGIPPRGRTKPPKDRRHSIS is encoded by the exons ATgtcagcaaagaagaaagatCTTTTATCTTCAGCCATGAAGAGAACCAGTGAATG GATATCTTCTCAGGAAGTCTCTAGTGATGTCACCGTTCACGTAGGAGAAGCTTCTTTTTCACTGCATAAG TTCCCACTCTTGTCCAAATGTGGGCTTTTCAAAAAACTTGTGTCTGAATCTACAAACGATTCAGATGCTACTGTTATCAAGATCCCAGACATCCCTGGAGGCTCTGAAGCATTCGAGCTAACAACTAAGTTCTGCTACGGTATTAACTTCGATATGAGCACAGAGAACATTGCCATGCTTCGATGTGCATCAGAGTATCTAGAGATGACAGAGGAACACTCTGTAGAAAACCTCGTTTCAAGATCCGAAGCTTACTTGAACGAAGTAGCTCTCAAGAGCTTATCGAGTGCCATCACAGTCTTGCACAAGTCAGAGGAGTTGTTGCCCATTGCTGAAAGAGTGAAACTCGTGAGCCGTTGCATCGATGCCATTGCTTATATGACTTGTCAGGAGAGCCAGTTCTGCAGTCCTACGAGTAATAATAGTAACAGTGAGGTTGTGAGCAAGCAGCCTGTGGTTGACTGGTGGGCTGAAGACTTGACCGTTCTTAGGATTGATTCGTTTCAACGTGTTCTGATAGCAATGATGGCTAGAGGGTTTAAGCAGTATGGGCTTGGTCCAGTGCTTATGCTCTATGCTCAGAAATCTCTTCGAGGCCTG GAGATTTTCGGTAAAGGAACCAAGAAGATTGAACCAAAACAAGAACACGAGAAGAGAGTGATTCTTGAAACCATAGTAAGCCTTCTTCCTCGAGAGAGAAACGCAATGTCAGTTAGTTTTCTCTCCATGCTTCTACGTGCAGCTATATACCTAGAAACAACGGTTGCTTGTAGGCTTGACTTAGAGAAGAGAATGGGGTTACAATTGCCACAAGCGGTTCTTGATGATCTCTTGATTCCTTCTTATTCTTTCACTGGAGAACACTCCTTGTTTGATACGGACACTGTTCAACGCATTCTCATGAACtatcttgagtttgaggttgAAGGAGTCAGGTTAAGCAACAATGGTGTTGATCTTGCTGGTGACATGGAACGTGTTGGTAAACTGATGGAGACTTATTTGGCTGAGATAGCTTCTGATAGGAATGTGAGCTTGCAGAAGTTCACTGGTTTAGCTGAACTTATTCCTGAACAGTCCAGAGTTACTGAAGATGGTATGTATCGAGCCGTCGACATCTACTTGAAG GCGCATCCGAATATGAGTGACGTAGAGAGGAAGAAAGTATGCAGCTTAATGGATTGCCAGAAACTATCACGTGAAGCATGCGCTCATGCAGCTCAGAACGATCGTCTTCCCGTTCAAACCATTGTTCAAGTCCTTTACTATGAACAACAACGCCTACGAGGAGAAGTCACTAACGATTCAGATTCTccagcaccaccaccaccacaaccTGCAGCAACTGTTCTTCCACCTCCTAAGCTCAGCTCCTACAACGACGAACTCTCCAAGGTGAAACGCGAGAACCAGGACTTGAAACTGGAACTTCTCAAAATGAAGATGAAGCTTAAAGAGtttgagaaagaaaataatgagaagaaatcatcaacaacaacaaccatgaGCAGCAATCACAGTTCTCCAAGATCAACTGCTTCAATGGATAAGCCTCCATTGCCAAGAAAGTCATTCATAAACTCGGTTTCAAAGAAACTCGGAAAGCTAAACCCTTTTGGCATCCCACCTAGAGGAAGAACCAAACCACCTAAAGATCGGAGACACTCTatttcttga
- the LOC106431200 gene encoding casein kinase II subunit alpha-1-like, which translates to MCHSSSPRISSSTSLASEVFEGFNVNTKEKCIVKILKPVKKKKIRREIKILQNLCGGPNIVKLFDVVRDQQHSKTPSLIFEYVNSTDFKVPYPTLTDYDIRYYIYELLKALDYCHSQGIMHRDVKPHNVMIDHELRKLRLIGWGLAEFYHPGKEYNVRVASRYFKGPELLVDLQDYDYSLDMWSLGCMFAGMIFRKEPFFYGHDNQDQLVKIAKVLGADELNAYLDKYQLELEPQLEALVGRHSRKPWSKFINADNQHLVSPEAIDFLDKLLRYDHQDRLTAKEAMAHAYFAQVRAAETSRMRSQ; encoded by the exons ATGTGCCATTCTTCCTCACCTCGAATCTCCTCCTCGACGTCTCTTGCTAGTGAAGTGTTCGAGGGATTTAACGTGAACACCAAGGAGAAGTGCATCGTCAAGATCCTCAAGCCTgttaagaaaaagaagataagaAGAGAGATTAAGATACTTCAGAACCTATGCGGTGGGCCGAACATTGTGAAGCTCTTTGATGTTGTTAGAGATCAACAACACTCGAAAACTCCGAGTTTGATATTTGAGTACGTCAACAGCACGGACTTTAAAGTTCCGTACCCTACACTGACTGATTACGACATTCGTTACTACATCTATGAGCTCTTGAAGGCATTGGATTACTGCCACTCGCAAGGGATCATGCACAGAGATGTGAAGCCTCACAATGTTATGATTGACCATGAGCTGCGTAAGCTTCGGCTGATAGGTTGGGGTCTTGCTGAGTTTTACCACCCTGGGAAGGAGTACAATGTGCGTGTGGCATCAAG ATACTTTAAGGGACCTGAACTTCTTGTGGACTTGCAAGACTATGACTATTCGTTGGATATGTGGAGCCTTGGTTGTATGTTTGCTGGGATG ATATTCCGTAAGGAACCTTTCTTCTACGGGCATGACAATCAGGATCAGCTTGTGAAAATCGCCAAG GTACTTGGGGCAGATGAGTTGAATGCGTATCTAGATAAGTACCAGTTAGAACTTGAACCACAACTTGAAGCACTCGTTGGGCG GCATAGCAGGAAGCCTTGGTCCAAATTCATCAACGCGGACAATCAGCATCTAGTCTCACCCGAG GCGATTGATTTCCTGGACAAGCTGCTCCGGTATGATCATCAAGACAGACTTACTGCAAAAGAAGCCATG GCACATGCTTACTTCGCGCAAGTAAGGGCAGCAGAAACCAGCAGGATGAGAAGTCAATGA
- the LOC106431199 gene encoding protein CONSERVED IN THE GREEN LINEAGE AND DIATOMS 27, chloroplastic-like, which translates to MLRLSANYPLLPKKVCNRKLGNYYDSSSIVKYGDDGKKKQMFVRVSVKAMKEEGNGSGSMSFSGQSWDPSSEIQVPSDQRPVNEYSALKEGMLYSWGELGPSKFFLRLGGLWLVTFTVLGVPIAAASFNPSREPLRFVIAAGTGTLFLVSLIVLRIYLGWSYVGDRLLSAVIPYEESGWYDGQMWVKPPEVLARDRLLGSYKVKPVIKMLKQTLIGTGALLVSAFVLFVFATPVEDFFKTTLRSSKDNQPEVSISRTNNKFNMRKEQLLRLPTDVVTDDDLAAAAAEAADGRPVYCRDRYYRALAGGQYCKWDDLVK; encoded by the exons ATGCTAAGATTAAGTGCTAATTACCCTTTGCTTCCGAAGAAGGTTTGTAACAGAAAGCTCGGCAATTACTATGATTCATCGTCGATCGTTAAATATGGCGATGATGGTAAGAAGAAGCAGATGTTTGTAAGAGTTTCTGTGAAAGCAATGAAGGAAGAAGGTAACGGAAGTGGAAGCATGAGTTTCTCTGGACAAAGCTGGGATCCCAGTTCTGAGATACAAGTTCCTTCCGACCAAAGACCT GTGAATGAGTATTCGGCTTTGAAGGAAGGGATGTTGTACTCATGGGGAGAATTGGGTCCAAGCAAATTCTTTCTTCGTCTCGGTGGTCTTTGGTTGGTCACCTTCACTGTCCTTGGTGTTCCCATCGCTGCTGCTAGCTTTAATCCTTCCAGA GAACCTTTGAGGTTTGTTATAGCTGCAGGGACAGGGACTTTATTCCTGGTTTCGTTGATTGTCTTGAGAATTTACCTG GGATGGAGCTATGTTGGAGATAGACTACTTTCTGCTGTTATTCCATACGAAGAGAGCGGATGGTATGATGGCCAAATGTGGGTTAAGCCTCCAGAG GTATTGGCTAGGGACAGGCTGTTAGGCTCTTACAAG GTGAAGCCAGTAATCAAGATGCTGAAGCAGACATTAATTGGAACAGGAGCTTTGCTCGTTTCAGCATTCGTCCTATTCGTTTTCGCAACACCAGTCGAGGATTTCTTTAAAACCACTCTAAGATCATCTAAGGATAACCAACCAGAGGTTTCCATTTCAAGAACCAACAACAAGTTCAATATGAG AAAAGAACAATTGCTTCGGTTGCCCACCGATGTTGTCACTGATGATGACTTGGCAGCAGCCGCGGCTGAGGCTGCTGATGGAAGACCGGTCTATTGCAGAGACCGTTACTACCGTGCATTGGCCGGTGGTCAATACTGCAAATGGGATGATCTTGTTAAATAG